In Saccharomonospora marina XMU15, one genomic interval encodes:
- a CDS encoding NDMA-dependent alcohol dehydrogenase encodes MTITTRAAITRRAHSPWEVTELELDDPRAHEVRVKFYAAGLCHSDDHITRGDAPVRLPVVGGHEGAGIVESVGPHVTRVKSGDRIVCSYIPACGKCRPCSTGHQNMCDEGKNASTGMFSDGTFRFHDGDTDLGGFCTLGTFSQYAVVSEWACVALADDIPFEIAALVGCGVPTGWGSAVHAAEVRAGQTVVIYGAGGVGSNAVQGARYAGARYVVVVDPVEFKRDMAKVFGATHTFADAAAAHDFVVEATWGQLADHAICTPGVLTEDVVNAAVQVTGKAGKVTVTAVGKLEEKAVHVPAGMLIGYQRQIRGALFGDSNPLYDIPRLLDLYRAGDLKLDELVTRRYALDEVNRGYQDMLDGKNIRGVIVHEH; translated from the coding sequence ATGACCATCACGACTCGTGCAGCGATCACACGCCGTGCGCATTCACCTTGGGAAGTCACGGAACTCGAGCTTGACGACCCAAGAGCACACGAGGTCAGGGTGAAGTTCTATGCCGCAGGCCTGTGCCACTCCGACGACCACATAACCCGTGGTGACGCTCCGGTGCGACTACCGGTTGTCGGAGGTCACGAAGGAGCAGGCATCGTTGAGTCGGTCGGGCCCCATGTAACCAGGGTGAAGTCTGGAGACCGCATCGTCTGCTCGTACATTCCTGCGTGCGGCAAGTGTCGCCCCTGCTCAACCGGTCATCAGAACATGTGTGACGAGGGCAAGAATGCGTCCACCGGCATGTTCTCCGATGGAACGTTCCGATTTCACGACGGCGACACCGACCTTGGCGGGTTCTGCACGCTGGGAACGTTCTCGCAGTATGCCGTCGTCTCGGAGTGGGCATGTGTGGCGTTGGCCGATGACATCCCCTTCGAGATCGCGGCCCTCGTCGGGTGCGGAGTGCCGACCGGGTGGGGTTCGGCGGTGCACGCGGCCGAAGTGCGAGCAGGGCAAACGGTCGTTATATACGGCGCTGGCGGAGTCGGCAGTAACGCTGTTCAAGGTGCACGATATGCCGGAGCCCGCTACGTCGTTGTAGTAGACCCGGTCGAGTTCAAGCGAGACATGGCCAAGGTCTTCGGGGCGACGCACACCTTCGCCGATGCCGCAGCCGCGCACGACTTCGTCGTCGAGGCCACCTGGGGCCAGCTGGCCGATCATGCGATCTGTACGCCAGGCGTGCTCACGGAGGACGTCGTCAATGCGGCCGTTCAGGTAACCGGCAAAGCGGGCAAGGTAACCGTGACCGCCGTTGGGAAGCTCGAGGAAAAGGCCGTCCATGTGCCCGCCGGCATGCTCATCGGATACCAGCGGCAAATACGGGGTGCGTTGTTCGGTGACAGCAACCCTCTCTATGACATCCCCCGGCTACTCGATCTCTACCGTGCCGGCGACCTCAAGCTGGACGAGCTGGTCACTCGCCGATACGCCCTGGACGAGGTCAACCGGGGCTACCAGGACATGCTGGACGGCAAGAATATTCGTGGCGTGATTGTCCACGAACACTGA
- a CDS encoding HNH endonuclease signature motif containing protein codes for MGEKRNSTRSSADHGGKSSLDKIRSLERRIARLQAMQLKEIARYESTQRSPTEAAAELALTLAINEKSAGRRISMARALIHRLPKTLQAMQRGDLDSHKASKIAGPTASLSHEHVRQVDEIMAGRLDGKTPTQLRRSAAYVVNKVDPDGSAQRAARRRAERRVELAHREDSMASITAYLPAEVAGAAYARIDRLARKSRGADEPRTLDQLRADVFADTVLGKAGNRSAQGPKAEVFVYVDLRTLLEMNDNPAYLAGHGTIPAWIARQLAHDPASTWRRIITDSRTGAPVDVGRKRYRPPRVTDDFVRVRDRECRFPGCHRPSQFGDVDHATAWFRRGHTNARNLIGYCRRHHRLKTAPGWTYQLNHRTQRLTVRTPSGQSYSSVPEPIHDPMIP; via the coding sequence ATGGGGGAGAAGAGAAATTCCACTCGCTCGTCCGCGGATCACGGCGGAAAGAGCAGCCTCGACAAGATTCGCTCGCTTGAGAGGCGTATCGCGCGCCTGCAAGCAATGCAATTAAAGGAGATCGCTCGATATGAGAGTACCCAGCGAAGCCCGACCGAGGCGGCCGCTGAGTTGGCGTTGACCCTCGCAATCAACGAGAAGTCGGCGGGCAGGCGGATTTCGATGGCCAGAGCGCTGATTCACCGGCTGCCGAAGACACTACAGGCTATGCAACGCGGAGATCTCGATTCCCACAAGGCGTCGAAGATTGCGGGTCCGACTGCCTCTCTGTCGCACGAACACGTCCGACAGGTCGACGAAATCATGGCCGGCCGACTGGACGGCAAGACTCCAACACAGCTACGACGTTCGGCTGCGTACGTCGTGAACAAGGTCGATCCGGACGGTTCGGCGCAAAGAGCCGCGCGACGCCGTGCGGAGCGCCGAGTGGAGCTTGCGCACCGCGAGGACTCGATGGCCAGCATCACGGCATATCTGCCCGCAGAAGTCGCCGGTGCGGCGTACGCCCGGATCGATCGTTTGGCGCGGAAGTCACGTGGCGCCGACGAACCACGGACTCTTGACCAACTCCGTGCCGACGTCTTCGCGGACACAGTCCTCGGCAAGGCCGGTAACCGCAGTGCACAGGGGCCGAAGGCGGAAGTATTCGTCTACGTCGACCTACGCACCCTGCTGGAAATGAACGACAACCCGGCATACCTGGCCGGGCACGGCACGATTCCCGCGTGGATCGCGCGCCAGCTCGCCCACGATCCCGCGAGCACCTGGCGCAGGATCATCACCGATTCCCGCACCGGTGCACCGGTCGACGTCGGTCGCAAGCGGTACCGGCCGCCGAGAGTCACGGACGACTTTGTTCGGGTCCGCGACCGCGAATGCCGGTTCCCCGGCTGCCATCGCCCCAGCCAGTTCGGGGATGTGGACCACGCCACCGCGTGGTTCCGTCGCGGACACACCAACGCGAGGAACCTCATTGGTTACTGCCGACGACACCACCGGCTGAAGACCGCTCCGGGGTGGACGTACCAGCTCAACCATCGAACCCAACGGCTCACCGTGCGGACACCATCGGGACAGAGCTACAGCAGCGTGCCGGAACCGATCCATGACCCCATGATTCCGTAG
- a CDS encoding HAD-IC family P-type ATPase: MPGDERTTTPRLEQGLSAAEVAQRVAEGRTNDVPLRASRGVWDIVRSNVFSRINAIFAMLLAIVLSTGYLIDGMFGLLIIANSVVGMIQELRAKRTLDALSIVGQAKPSVRRDGITIELASNEVVADDVIEIGPGDQIVVDGNVVAGDGLEVDESLLTGESDPVGKQLGDHVLSGSYVVAGMGAYRATKVGKEAYAARLAEEAGKFTLVNSELRRGIDRILRFITFLLVPAGALSIYNQLSGDLALPDALRGMVAALVPMVPEGLVLMTSIAFAVGVIRLGRRRCLVNELPAIEGLARVDVVCADKTGTLTENSMRLSEVRPLGKLEAPPEQVLAALAALDTRPNPSIAAIARDYPERPGWEPTAVAPFSSARKWSGGSFGNHGDWVLGAPDVLLEEGSAERDQAERIAGRGLRVLLLGRADGPVDDPHAPGRVTPAALIVLEQRVRPEAKATLDYFAKQGVSLKIISGDNAASVGAVAGSLSLPRSAEPVDSRTLPDTPDHFADAVERTTVFGRVTPVQKRSIVRALQRRGHTVAMTGDGVNDVLALKDADIGVAMGSGSPASRSVAQIVLLDNSFATLPYVVAEGRRVIGNVERVSALFLTKTVYSVLLAILVGIPGLIGMDVLPYPFLPRHVTITGWFTIGLPAFVLSLAPNKERARSGFVTRVMRTAVPAGVAASVACFASYLLVREGQQPTYIDHVQASTAALITLITVALWVLAMIARPYVWWKWALIAGMTALSALMFVLPLTRELFLLEPGGYTEILVALGCAGVGILLVQLGWRISGRIAGAPLSQR, translated from the coding sequence ATGCCGGGCGACGAGCGAACGACGACTCCGCGGCTGGAGCAGGGACTGTCTGCTGCAGAGGTGGCGCAGCGCGTTGCCGAAGGTCGTACCAATGACGTTCCGCTCCGCGCCAGTCGAGGAGTCTGGGACATCGTCCGCTCGAACGTGTTCAGTCGGATCAACGCGATCTTCGCGATGCTGCTGGCGATCGTGCTCTCCACGGGATACCTGATCGACGGCATGTTCGGGTTGCTGATCATCGCCAACAGCGTTGTCGGGATGATCCAGGAGCTGAGGGCGAAACGTACCCTCGACGCACTGTCCATCGTGGGCCAAGCCAAACCCAGCGTTCGCCGGGACGGCATCACCATTGAGCTTGCGTCGAACGAGGTTGTCGCCGACGACGTCATCGAGATCGGGCCTGGTGATCAGATCGTCGTCGATGGGAACGTGGTTGCCGGTGACGGCCTCGAGGTGGACGAATCGTTGTTGACCGGCGAGTCGGACCCTGTCGGCAAGCAACTCGGCGACCACGTACTCTCGGGCAGCTATGTGGTAGCGGGTATGGGCGCCTATCGTGCCACCAAAGTCGGTAAAGAGGCGTACGCCGCTCGGCTGGCCGAAGAGGCCGGCAAGTTCACATTGGTCAACTCCGAACTCCGACGTGGCATCGACCGGATCCTGCGATTCATTACCTTTCTGCTGGTGCCTGCGGGTGCATTGTCGATCTACAACCAGCTCTCGGGCGATCTGGCGCTGCCTGACGCGTTGCGCGGAATGGTCGCCGCGCTCGTTCCGATGGTGCCGGAAGGCCTGGTGTTGATGACTTCCATTGCGTTCGCGGTGGGCGTGATTCGGCTCGGTCGCCGCCGTTGCCTTGTCAACGAGTTGCCCGCTATCGAAGGTCTTGCGCGAGTCGACGTGGTGTGTGCGGACAAAACGGGCACACTCACCGAAAACTCGATGCGACTCTCCGAGGTGCGCCCCCTGGGCAAGCTCGAGGCGCCACCGGAACAGGTCCTCGCCGCGTTGGCGGCGCTGGACACACGGCCGAATCCGAGCATCGCCGCGATCGCACGTGACTATCCGGAACGACCCGGTTGGGAACCGACAGCGGTAGCGCCCTTTTCCTCGGCCCGGAAGTGGAGCGGTGGCAGCTTCGGAAACCACGGTGACTGGGTACTCGGCGCCCCCGATGTCCTCCTCGAGGAGGGCAGTGCCGAACGCGACCAAGCTGAACGTATTGCCGGACGTGGCTTGCGCGTTCTCCTGCTCGGCCGCGCAGACGGCCCGGTCGACGATCCGCATGCCCCAGGGCGGGTGACCCCGGCCGCGCTCATCGTGCTGGAGCAGCGAGTGCGACCAGAGGCCAAAGCCACCCTCGACTACTTCGCGAAACAGGGCGTCTCCCTGAAGATCATTTCTGGCGACAACGCTGCGTCCGTGGGCGCTGTGGCTGGCTCGCTCAGCTTGCCGCGGTCCGCGGAGCCAGTTGACAGTCGGACATTGCCGGACACACCGGATCACTTCGCCGATGCCGTCGAACGTACGACCGTTTTCGGCCGAGTGACTCCGGTCCAGAAGCGCTCCATCGTCCGCGCGTTGCAGCGACGAGGACACACCGTCGCCATGACCGGAGACGGCGTCAACGACGTACTTGCCCTCAAGGATGCCGACATCGGTGTCGCCATGGGATCGGGCAGCCCCGCTTCCAGATCGGTCGCTCAGATCGTTCTGCTGGACAACAGCTTCGCCACCCTGCCGTACGTGGTGGCCGAAGGAAGGAGGGTGATCGGGAACGTCGAACGGGTATCCGCCCTGTTCCTTACCAAGACGGTGTACTCGGTGTTGCTTGCGATCCTGGTCGGCATTCCCGGATTGATCGGGATGGACGTCCTTCCTTATCCCTTCCTGCCGCGACACGTGACCATCACAGGATGGTTCACCATCGGGTTGCCCGCCTTTGTGCTTTCTCTGGCCCCGAACAAGGAGCGCGCAAGATCCGGGTTCGTCACGCGGGTCATGCGTACGGCCGTACCTGCCGGCGTAGCGGCCTCGGTCGCCTGCTTCGCTTCCTACCTCCTGGTTCGTGAAGGTCAGCAACCCACCTACATCGACCACGTTCAGGCCAGTACAGCGGCCCTCATCACACTGATCACCGTCGCGCTGTGGGTACTCGCGATGATCGCGCGGCCGTACGTGTGGTGGAAGTGGGCCCTCATCGCAGGAATGACGGCACTGTCCGCGCTGATGTTCGTGCTGCCGCTGACCCGAGAGTTGTTCCTTCTCGAGCCGGGCGGCTACACCGAGATCCTGGTTGCTCTCGGATGTGCGGGCGTCGGCATCCTGCTGGTCCAACTGGGCTGGCGGATCAGCGGCAGAATCGCGGGCGCCCCGCTGTCGCAGAGATAA
- a CDS encoding serine/threonine-protein kinase encodes MTDEGVLIAGRYRLQARIGQGGMGIVWRATDEQLGRAVAIKQMSLHPGSEEALTEQAVQRATREARVAARLRHPHAVTVYDVVRHDGKPCLVMEFLSSRSLAAVLAEQGRLPASSVALIAKQIAGALAAAHEEGIVHRDVKPGNILITAEDTAKIVDFGVSRATGEATVTDAGTIVGTPAFLAPEVARGSHATVASDVFSLGATMYAALEGHSPFGETDATIALLARVARGRITPPETTGPVADVVSAMLRNDPAERPSMRQVHEAFVALVEGRTPVLPPPGPRTLVLPARRPRKGAAVAASAGVCLVAVGVVIGMSLAGSGAVPEAASPPNSATVTTTVSDHGCTASYRVTNTWPGGYQAEVTVGGERGRRLVGWSVTWRLPEGYTIDDVWNGVLARSGQHVTVSGADWNAVVPSGESTAFGFVGAAAGEQPLEPRLTCRTP; translated from the coding sequence GTGACTGACGAGGGCGTACTGATCGCCGGGCGCTACCGCCTCCAAGCTCGCATTGGCCAGGGTGGCATGGGAATCGTCTGGCGCGCGACCGACGAGCAACTGGGCCGGGCCGTGGCAATCAAGCAAATGTCGCTGCACCCAGGCTCCGAGGAAGCGCTGACCGAGCAGGCCGTCCAGCGAGCCACCCGCGAAGCACGTGTCGCGGCGCGGTTGCGGCATCCCCATGCCGTCACCGTGTACGACGTCGTGCGACACGACGGGAAGCCCTGTTTGGTCATGGAATTCCTGTCGTCCCGGAGCCTGGCCGCGGTACTGGCTGAACAAGGCCGGTTGCCTGCCTCGAGTGTCGCCCTGATCGCCAAGCAGATCGCGGGCGCGCTCGCTGCCGCGCACGAGGAAGGGATCGTCCACCGAGACGTCAAACCGGGCAACATCCTGATCACTGCGGAAGACACAGCCAAGATCGTCGATTTCGGCGTCTCTCGGGCGACCGGCGAAGCGACGGTTACCGACGCAGGCACGATTGTGGGTACGCCTGCCTTTCTCGCGCCAGAAGTCGCGCGTGGATCTCATGCGACCGTCGCTTCCGACGTCTTCTCCCTCGGAGCGACAATGTATGCCGCGCTGGAGGGACATTCGCCGTTCGGGGAAACCGACGCAACCATCGCGCTGCTGGCTCGTGTAGCACGTGGCCGGATCACTCCACCGGAGACGACGGGACCGGTCGCCGACGTCGTCTCGGCCATGTTGCGAAACGACCCCGCAGAGCGACCTTCGATGCGTCAGGTGCACGAAGCTTTTGTGGCCCTTGTCGAGGGTCGCACTCCCGTACTGCCGCCACCCGGTCCTCGCACGCTGGTACTTCCCGCACGCCGTCCGCGAAAGGGTGCCGCGGTAGCGGCAAGCGCTGGGGTTTGCCTCGTCGCCGTCGGTGTCGTGATCGGGATGTCGCTGGCAGGCTCCGGCGCCGTCCCGGAGGCGGCGAGCCCGCCCAACTCTGCGACTGTTACCACGACTGTGAGCGACCACGGGTGCACCGCCTCCTACCGCGTGACCAATACCTGGCCCGGTGGCTATCAAGCGGAAGTCACCGTGGGTGGTGAGCGAGGGCGTCGACTCGTTGGCTGGTCCGTCACCTGGCGATTGCCTGAGGGCTACACCATCGACGACGTGTGGAACGGTGTGCTGGCTCGAAGCGGCCAGCACGTGACAGTGTCGGGCGCCGACTGGAATGCTGTTGTTCCCTCAGGGGAGTCGACCGCGTTTGGTTTTGTGGGTGCCGCGGCAGGTGAACAGCCGCTCGAACCGAGGCTGACCTGCCGGACCCCCTAG
- a CDS encoding CHAD domain-containing protein yields the protein MRTVTYLDTADHRLRRKNLVLTHERAGAAGELVLTGRGDTHTVRLKELPRFPARLEQLPGGLVRDELGPVVGIRAVLPTLTARTVTREVAVRDSRGDLVAKFEWIETTVTEPAAAEPLVRITLYPQPGCRKAGERLAKRLRAQPQIRSASSAPAQAYTELLTATGALRQAGNGRPPITRDTPAVAAVATALLGFADTIADTLGGVVDDVDTEFLHELRVAVRRTRSLLKLAGDVLPAELARRYAAEFAWLGDLTTPTRDLDVFLLRMEDLANTLLACEAADLRPFTEHLCAQRDRARDELVDGLRSQRFSGLLDGWWRELDAVLQNCGTAGSTSFGSARELAEKRLRRAVKRVVRRAATITPESPSARVHDLRKRCKELRYLLEVARPVCDARAHRAALRDLKRLQDVLGDFQDGEVQSAALHTYAEQLQAVDPRPPAATLLAMGELAAGLVAQQRKARADLTAVLREFLGPVTRQHLKAL from the coding sequence CGTGCCGGTGCCGCCGGGGAACTCGTGCTGACCGGTCGCGGCGACACTCACACCGTGCGCCTGAAGGAGTTGCCGCGGTTTCCCGCTCGGCTCGAACAACTCCCCGGCGGGCTCGTGCGGGACGAACTCGGTCCGGTGGTCGGTATCCGCGCGGTGCTGCCGACGCTCACCGCCCGCACGGTCACACGCGAGGTGGCGGTCCGCGACAGTCGGGGCGACCTCGTCGCCAAGTTCGAGTGGATCGAGACCACCGTCACCGAACCCGCCGCGGCCGAACCGCTGGTGCGGATCACCCTGTATCCGCAACCGGGCTGCCGCAAGGCAGGCGAGCGCCTTGCCAAGAGGCTTCGTGCTCAACCCCAGATCCGATCGGCTTCCTCCGCGCCGGCGCAGGCCTACACCGAGTTGTTGACCGCGACAGGCGCCCTGCGGCAAGCCGGGAACGGCAGGCCGCCGATCACCCGGGACACGCCCGCCGTCGCCGCCGTCGCCACCGCACTGCTCGGCTTCGCCGACACCATCGCCGACACCCTCGGCGGCGTTGTGGACGATGTGGACACCGAGTTCCTGCACGAACTGCGGGTCGCGGTACGACGCACCCGCTCGCTGCTCAAACTGGCGGGCGACGTGCTGCCCGCCGAACTGGCGCGGCGGTATGCCGCCGAGTTCGCGTGGCTGGGCGACCTCACCACACCCACCCGCGACCTCGACGTGTTCCTGCTGCGCATGGAGGATCTCGCCAACACCCTCCTCGCCTGCGAAGCCGCGGATCTGCGCCCCTTCACCGAACACCTCTGTGCGCAGCGGGACCGCGCTCGCGACGAACTGGTGGACGGGTTGCGGTCACAGCGGTTCAGCGGGCTGCTCGACGGTTGGTGGCGCGAACTGGACGCCGTGCTCCAGAATTGCGGCACGGCGGGCAGTACTTCCTTCGGTTCGGCCAGAGAACTCGCCGAGAAGCGACTGCGTCGCGCAGTCAAACGGGTCGTGCGCAGGGCGGCCACCATCACCCCCGAGTCGCCGAGCGCACGCGTGCACGATCTGCGCAAGCGCTGCAAGGAACTGCGCTATCTGCTCGAGGTCGCCCGGCCGGTCTGCGACGCACGCGCGCATCGAGCAGCCTTGCGGGACCTCAAACGGCTGCAGGACGTACTCGGCGACTTCCAGGACGGCGAGGTGCAAAGCGCCGCATTGCACACGTATGCGGAGCAACTGCAAGCCGTCGATCCCCGCCCACCCGCCGCGACACTGCTCGCGATGGGAGAACTGGCGGCCGGTCTGGTCGCACAACAGCGGAAGGCACGGGCCGACCTCACCGCCGTCCTGCGCGAGTTCCTCGGTCCGGTCACCCGGCAGCATCTCAAGGCGTTGTGA